Proteins encoded by one window of Streptomyces sp. ALI-76-A:
- a CDS encoding MoxR family ATPase translates to MQAAVTVTPSRLPDLLLGLATVRPVFVWGAPGIGKSSLVREFAASLGLECVSLLGTQLAPEDLIGVPQIRDGRSVFCPPEAIARDEPYCLFLDELNAATPDVQKAFYSLILDRRIGNYELPGGSIVIGAGNRATDNALARPIASALVNRLTHVHLEASPRDWLAWAAGNGIHPWIVDHLTDRPGHLWSKPPKTEEPFSTPRSWHMLSDALHSFGPGLDEETLKVLAHGTLTPAHAMAFCGYVKIVRSRFGIEAILKGDARWPSRMEDRDLLYYLAESFRGRLIKELPASKEHMSANGRQTAYRAKSLLVQLAEISVEVAQSVIASDPDGNPLLPAWFLIEAARDMPRLVEARR, encoded by the coding sequence GGCGCCCCCGGCATCGGAAAGTCCTCCCTGGTGCGGGAGTTCGCCGCATCGCTCGGCCTGGAGTGTGTGAGTCTGCTCGGCACCCAGCTCGCCCCCGAGGACCTGATCGGCGTGCCCCAGATCCGCGACGGACGCTCGGTGTTCTGCCCGCCGGAGGCCATCGCCCGCGACGAGCCGTACTGTCTGTTCCTGGACGAGCTGAACGCGGCTACCCCGGACGTGCAGAAGGCGTTCTACTCGCTGATCCTGGACCGCCGGATCGGGAACTACGAACTGCCGGGGGGCTCCATCGTCATCGGCGCCGGCAACCGTGCCACCGACAACGCCCTGGCCCGCCCGATCGCCTCCGCCCTGGTCAACCGCCTCACCCACGTCCACCTGGAGGCGTCCCCGAGGGACTGGCTGGCCTGGGCCGCGGGCAACGGCATCCACCCCTGGATCGTCGACCACCTCACGGACCGGCCCGGCCACCTGTGGTCCAAGCCGCCGAAGACCGAGGAGCCGTTCTCCACGCCCCGTTCCTGGCACATGCTCTCCGACGCCCTGCACTCCTTCGGCCCCGGCCTCGACGAGGAGACCCTGAAGGTCCTCGCGCACGGCACCCTGACGCCCGCCCACGCGATGGCGTTCTGCGGGTACGTCAAGATCGTGCGCAGCCGGTTCGGCATCGAGGCGATCCTCAAGGGCGACGCCCGCTGGCCGAGCCGCATGGAGGACCGCGACCTGCTGTACTACCTCGCCGAGTCCTTCCGCGGCCGGCTGATCAAGGAACTCCCGGCCAGCAAGGAGCACATGTCGGCGAACGGCCGGCAGACCGCGTACCGCGCCAAGTCCCTGCTCGTGCAGCTCGCGGAGATCTCCGTGGAGGTCGCCCAGAGCGTCATCGCCTCCGACCCCGACGGCAACCCGCTGCTGCCCGCCTGGTTCCTCATCGAGGCGGCCCGTGACATGCCCCGGCTGGTGGAGGCGCGCCGGTGA